A stretch of DNA from Choloepus didactylus isolate mChoDid1 chromosome 25 unlocalized genomic scaffold, mChoDid1.pri SUPER_25_unloc2, whole genome shotgun sequence:
CAGTGTGATagcttagaagtatatcatgcaagcacctatctatatttttaatgcttatatttgggatatatgcctttaaacaacccctttcaaaccTATTTGCCTTCAAAGCTGCtctgatatttaatatttaacaaaaacattaacaaaataaatcacATCTATCCACTCCAATACATTTGAactcaccctcattaacatatccaAATGTATAAAAGTATCATTCCCTTTTCAGTAGCTTCTGTCTATcattaggtccccaatattctacattataagtcaTTGATTTCATATCATTCAGGGGCTACCTCTTCAACTTTTTgccaaatttctttgaggtacagaaacttttgcTTTTGCAgggtttcaatttatttttttctgtcattgcttgtgctttggttgtaatgTCTAAGAAGCTATCTCCTAGTACTAAGTCTTGAAGGTgtatccctacattatcttctaggagttttatggtaccatCTCATATTGAGGTctgtgatccactttgagtttgtatatggtgtgaagttggagtcttctttcattcttttggatatggatatctagttttcccagccacattttttgaagagactgttccctcccagttcaatggattttgggtccttatcaaaaatcagttgagcatAGTTCTGGGAGTCTCTCTGAagtcttaatttgattccattgatcaatatgtctatctttgtggcagtactgtgctgttttgaatactgtgactttatagtaagGTTTAAAGTCAGGaggtgtaagtcctcccagtttgtacttcatttttagaatgtttttaacaaTTTCAGGCCCCTtcaccttccaaataattttgacaactatcttttcaaagtctgcaaagttgattgttggaattttgattggaattgctgtgaatctgtagatcagtttgggtgaattgacatcctaactacatttaaccttcctttcaatgaacacagaatataTATCTACCTCTTTAGCTCCCTTTTGATGTCTTTTAGTCAGCTTACGTAATTATCTGTGTagatgtcttttacatccttggttaagtttataactaggtacttgattttttggttgctattgtgactggaaattttttcttgaatgcctCTTAAGTATGGTCTTAActactgtataggaacattgcTGAATTTGTGCATCAAAcgtgtatgatatttttattagctcaagtggctatgtcatttatttctcaccattttccaaatgtatgatcacatcatctacaaataatgacagttttaattcttcttttcctatttggatgccttttatctctttgaatttccagattgctccagctagaaattctagcacaatgttgactaatAGTCATGAGAGCAGGCATCCTTGTATCATTCACAATCTTAggtggaaggctttcagtctctcactgtgaagtactatgctgactgtgggttttccatatatgccctttatcatgttgaggaagtttccatcaattcctaccttctgaagtgatTTCATCAAAAAAAGGACACTGAATTTTGTCGAAAttttttcagcacctattgagatgatcctttgatttttccctttcaattgttatgtggtgtgttacattgattgatttttttatctttaaccACCAATACATGCCAGGAATTAATCCCACTTGGCCAtaatgtatgattcttttaatgtgtctttagattcaatttgcaaatattttcttgagatttttgcatctatattaattaaagattggcctttagttttcctttctcatagcctctttatctagttttggtattatTGTGatcttagcttcataaaatgatatagatagtgttcctttttctccaattttttgaaagaatttgagcaagaatggtttcagttctttttggaaaatttggtaaaattctctgTGAAGCTATTTGGCCTTGGTTTTCTGTTTGTAGGAAGCTTTGGctgactgattggctctctttagTGCAGGttgatttattgagattttctatctcttctcaggtcagtctaggatGTTcacgtttccaggaaattatccatttcctctaaattgttttgtttgaatgcatgcagttgttcagagtatcctcttataatttacTAATTTCTTAATGACACACATTAATGCCCCccctcatttatgattttatttggttcagtcttctctctttttgactctgCCTGTCTAGTAAGGGTTTGTTAATCAtgttgatcttcccaaagaaacaacttttggtttcatttactctaatttttctctatataatttatttctggtttaatccctgttgtttcttttcttctacttacttttgTGTAAGTTTGCTGaacattctctagcttcttcagttgttctttctttgattttagtgcttctttctttttttttttttttttttttttttttgagggcaaGCACTGTTTTATTCAGTTATATCCCAGTGCCTAAACAAAGTGAAAAACAGTAGGAGGCCATTGTGTCAAAGTGTTAAAGGACTGACTCTAACTTAATTGGGAACTCTTAAATGTAATCAAGTAAGCTAAATTAATGTACTCTTGCAGTCCAGAGAAAAGGTTACAAAAAGAAttatagaagaaacagaaggcatTATGGTACATCCCAACCAGGAGCCTGCAGTGATAGCTGGGCAAGGAACAATTGTCCTGGAAGTGCTGAACCAGGTAAAATGACCTAATTAATTAATTCGTCCTGTTTAGCTACTGGTCTAGCTGATATTTGGCTATAGATTTggttattttatatgtatatctaAAGTGCCTATTGATAGGCttatttatactttatatttttttcactaaAGGTTCCCTTGGTGGATGCAGTGGTGGTACCCGTAGGGGGAGGAGGAATGGTTGCTGGAATAGCAATTACAGTTAAGGTGAGAAAACAACTTCTAGAGGACTCCCCAGTTCAGGcatggattttattttacatCATAGTATGTTGTGGATATTTGCTGAACATTCCCCCAAAACTGCCGTTCTTTCCTCATCATCCCTTGGCATTTGAGATGGAAGGCCCTTCTCTGCCTCACTACCCTCTTATTCCATGACAACTTTACAGCACAAAAGCAGTTACAGTGAAGAACACGTTCACATTCATTTCCCTGAATTCCATCTCACAAGCCTACTAGCCAAGCCAGGAACTACTCTTCCTAAATTACCAGTAGAAACAAATGTAATCTGAGCAACTGAAGGCCCATATTAGACATTCAatatatttataaagtgctttaAAGGTCCTGTCTTCAATGAATGTATCATCAAAAGGAAGCCTCTTACTTGGGCAGAAATGTAGCCATACTGTTTTATTTTAGGCATGTGGGCAATGCTGTGGCTAGTTGTAAGGTACCTAATATTCCTCTTCCCAGGCTCTGAGACCTAGTGTGAAAGTATATGCTGCTGAACCCTTGAATGCAGATGACTGCTACCAGTCCAAAATGAAGGGGGAACTGACCCCCAATCCTTATCCTCCAGAAACCATAGCAGATGGTGTCAAATCCAGCATTGGCTTCAACACCTGGCCTATTATAAGGGACCTTGTGGATGATGTCTTCACTGTCACAGAGGATGAAATTAAGGTGAGGCTCTAACGGGAAAGGGACTAACAGAAGGGAGCAACTTCTTAGGCAAAAGAATCTTGTTACGAGTAGGGGGCTTGACTAGGTGTCTTCATGACACGTGGTGGTCCCCTAGATACAGTAAGACAACTCTTTCAACAGAAGTGGAGTTGAAATAAAAGCTATGCCCTTCACTGGCAacacacatacaaagaaacaaaaaaaaaaattcagacaggGCACATATCCTCATCTGGCCTTTACAATTAAACCAATaagtccttttcccttctcccattTCACTATTACTCCCTTCTGTACCAACAGCATGCAACCCAGCTGGTGTGGGAGAGGATAAAACTACTCATTGAACCTACCGCTGGTGTTGGAGTGGCTGCTGTGCTATCTCAACGTTTTCAAACAGTTTCCCCAGAAGTAAAGAACATTTGTATTGTGCTCAGTGGTGGAAATGTAGACCTAACCTCCCTAACTTGGGTGAAACAGGCTGAAACACCAGCTCCACATCCATCTGTTTCTGTTTAATCTATGCTAACAGAGGAGATGGGATTTAGTGTCTCTAGACCCttggaaattttgttttcttgtctttgtCATGAACTGTCAACTTTCAATCATCCCCTCTTAAATAGTTCTCAAAATCCCAATTAAGAGTTGCTATTATTGAGTAAGATTTAATAGTTTTTTGGACTAAGTAGTAATAGAAAAACATACTTATTTAACTGAGACCCCTTGCCAAGGTCAAGAAGAACCATTTGTGAAAGGCCTATAGGCTGAAGTAGAAAACAACTTTGCCATATTACAACCTGTAGGTTCCTGACCCTAGAGGGCTAACTGGTAATATGAATCCCTTTGAATCTATTACTCCATGTCCACTTCAGGAATTGCTGAAGAAATCTCACTTTTCACCCAAGATGCTGGTTCTGGAACATATGGATCGTAAGTCCATTTGGGGAAAACTCGTTTATAGAGATTCATTAGTACTGTGTCCTGAGATTTTAGCTTCCCATCAAAAGTGCACTTCATGTGGCCATGAGTACCCAAAGGCTCCTTGATGTGTCCCCTGCGGCCCCACTTTGTTCTCAGTTCCACCGGTTTAAACCACAGCACATCCTCTCTGTTGAAGAACATGTATCGCACTACTGCCATCTTAGTAAAAATTTTGAAGGGATGACCACTCAGAACAACCCTCTTGATGACCATTCTTTCTGGATCCACTGACAACAGATGGCCTGTAGCAATGAGGCTGTGCATTCCATTGCTATTCTGTTTGAAAAGCAGCACAGATGCAGGAGGAAAAGTGATTGGGGCATACACTGTTAATACCAGGGCCACGTCAGCAGTCAGGAATCGCTGAAATTTATGCTTATCCGCTGCAGTGTGCTGAGAGAATAAAGGTGAGGCTCGGAAGCGCCTGAATCCACAGTGGAAGATCAGTTCCTCTTTGGCTTTCACAGGTTCAGTGTTGCCAGGGTGTCGGCTCACTACCATATTCAATACTGACATCTTCTGTTCATGAGGTAATAAGGAAAATGCAATCAAGGGTGCTCCTCGCCTGAAGTACTCAACCACTGAGACAGGGACTTCAGAGACATGAATTGTCACATACCAGCCAATCTCAGCTCCTTCAACCTCTTTTTCCTCAATCTCTTTAAAGATGCGTTTCCTAGTATTAGTAAAGTTCTGAAACTGAAAGATCCTAGCATAATCTTGAGGAAGGTTTTCCTTGGGATCCCATGGAGATGTCCGGAAGCTCTTCAGGCCTCTGTATTTCTGAAATCGAATTCTAGCAGCCTCATCCCGGGGGGTGTCTACTTCATCTGGAAACATCTCTTCCAGACGTTCTTGTTTATATTTCTCCAACATTTTTTCCTCAGCCTCTTCATCCACCTTCTCATCATACAGATCATCACGCTCAGACTCTCCCAGAGTTATAGTTTCACATTCCTCC
This window harbors:
- the LOC119525595 gene encoding pre-rRNA-processing protein TSR1 homolog isoform X2, with product MAKVADTILFMLDSLEGWDSTGDYCLSCLFAPGLPTYTLAVRGVSGLPLKKQIDARKKLSKTVEKRFPDDKLLLLDTQEEARMLLRQLASQKQRHLAFRDRRAYLFAHAADFMPSEENSLVGTLKVSGYVRGQTLNVNSLLHIVGHGDFQMKQIDAPMDPCPLNHRVIKSQKDSGLAMEICATDAVAEMEEDLKVLMKADPDKQESLQSEVIPDPLEGEQTWPTEEELDETNDFLKKSSKVVKKVPKGTSSYQAEWILDENGESGGEGDDFDDMENENFMEEESQDESSEEEEAEECETITLGESERDDLYDEKVDEEAEEKMLEKYKQERLEEMFPDEVDTPRDEAARIRFQKYRGLKSFRTSPWDPKENLPQDYARIFQFQNFTNTRKRIFKEIEEKEVEGAEIGWYVTIHVSEVPVSVVEYFRRGAPLIAFSLLPHEQKMSVLNMVVSRHPGNTEPVKAKEELIFHCGFRRFRASPLFSQHTAADKHKFQRFLTADVALVLTVYAPITFPPASVLLFKQNSNGMHSLIATGHLLSVDPERMVIKRVVLSGHPFKIFTKMAVVRYMFFNREDVLWFKPVELRTKWGRRGHIKEPLGTHGHMKCTFDGKLKSQDTVLMNLYKRVFPKWTYDPYVPEPASWVKSEISSAIPEVDME
- the LOC119525596 gene encoding serine racemase-like, producing MVHPNQEPAVIAGQGTIVLEVLNQVPLVDAVVVPVGGGGMVAGIAITVKALRPSVKVYAAEPLNADDCYQSKMKGELTPNPYPPETIADGVKSSIGFNTWPIIRDLVDDVFTVTEDEIKHATQLVWERIKLLIEPTAGVGVAAVLSQRFQTVSPEVKNICIVLSGGNVDLTSLTWVKQAETPAPHPSVSV